In Microbulbifer celer, a single window of DNA contains:
- a CDS encoding helix-turn-helix transcriptional regulator produces MEEAQNRRFWLIELIAYWEGRLTTRHLREFFGISRQLASSEIGHYRKAYPQNLLEYQRSDGAHLPAPDFQRHHISDDVAEYLSWMSGLQASPLPSQSPVYLPHFILPHPPRNITPEVIRPLVRALRESRRVEVDYGSIGNPNREGRIIVPHTFVNTGPRWHLRAWCEKNGDYRDFVLSRFHGQPEMLGKSQHTADGDEKWNTEITLIFEPDSRLNAEKKAVLENDYGMTNGQLHLTTRAPLANYLLQEMRVNTKMLDGRPEAQQLVLVNFDDVQEWLFG; encoded by the coding sequence ATGGAAGAAGCACAAAATCGTCGATTCTGGCTGATCGAGTTGATCGCCTACTGGGAAGGCCGACTCACCACACGGCATCTGCGCGAATTCTTTGGAATCAGCCGGCAGCTCGCCAGTTCAGAAATTGGCCACTACCGCAAAGCCTACCCGCAGAACCTGCTTGAATATCAGCGCAGTGACGGAGCGCACCTGCCCGCTCCTGACTTCCAGCGCCACCACATCAGTGACGATGTAGCAGAGTACCTGAGTTGGATGAGCGGGCTACAGGCCAGCCCGCTGCCATCCCAGTCTCCGGTATACCTGCCACACTTTATCCTTCCCCATCCTCCCAGAAACATCACCCCCGAAGTCATCCGCCCTCTGGTGCGAGCCCTGCGCGAATCCCGCCGAGTAGAGGTGGATTACGGCTCCATCGGCAACCCCAACCGGGAAGGGCGCATCATCGTCCCGCACACCTTCGTCAATACCGGTCCGCGCTGGCACCTCCGCGCCTGGTGCGAAAAGAACGGGGATTACCGGGACTTTGTACTGAGCCGGTTCCACGGCCAGCCTGAAATGCTGGGTAAGTCTCAACATACCGCAGACGGAGACGAGAAATGGAATACCGAGATCACCCTGATCTTTGAGCCGGACTCCCGCCTCAATGCCGAAAAAAAGGCCGTGCTGGAGAACGACTACGGAATGACCAACGGGCAGCTCCATCTGACAACACGAGCCCCGTTGGCGAATTACCTGCTGCAGGAAATGCGGGTGAATACCAAGATGCTGGACGGTCGGCCTGAGGCGCAGCAGCTGGTGCTTGTCAATTTTGATGACGTGCAGGAATGGTTATTTGGGTGA
- the rsxA gene encoding electron transport complex subunit RsxA, with amino-acid sequence MSEFTVILLSTILVNNYVLVQFLGLCPFMGVSNKLETAVGMAGATTFVLTLAAICSYLVNNYLLEPFGMEYLRTISFILVIAVVVQFARMFIEKTSPLLHRVLGVFLPLITTNCAVLGVALQNTMKANNFVQSTLYGFGAAVGFSLVLILFAAMRERLTVADVPKPFKGAAIGMMTAGLMSLAFMGFGGLV; translated from the coding sequence ATGAGCGAATTTACCGTCATCCTGCTGTCCACCATCCTGGTGAACAACTATGTGCTGGTGCAGTTTCTTGGCCTGTGCCCGTTTATGGGGGTTTCCAACAAGCTGGAAACCGCCGTGGGCATGGCGGGCGCGACCACTTTTGTGCTGACCCTGGCGGCAATCTGTTCCTATCTGGTGAACAACTACCTGCTGGAACCTTTCGGCATGGAGTACCTGCGCACCATCTCCTTCATCCTGGTGATTGCTGTCGTGGTGCAGTTCGCGCGTATGTTCATCGAGAAGACCAGCCCGCTGCTGCACCGGGTGTTGGGAGTCTTCCTTCCTCTTATTACCACCAACTGCGCGGTGCTGGGTGTGGCGTTGCAGAACACCATGAAGGCGAACAACTTCGTGCAGTCCACACTCTACGGCTTTGGCGCGGCGGTGGGTTTCTCCCTGGTGCTGATCCTGTTCGCGGCGATGCGCGAGCGCCTCACGGTAGCGGATGTGCCCAAGCCCTTTAAAGGCGCCGCCATCGGCATGATGACCGCGGGACTGATGTCGCTGGCCTTTATGGGCTTCGGCGGGTTGGTATAA
- the rsxB gene encoding electron transport complex subunit RsxB: MEWLSEISTPLLILGGMALVFGALLGFAAVRFKVEGDPIVDQIDEILPQTQCGQCGHPGCRPYAEAIANGEAINKCPPGGQATINELANLLDVEAVPLDAEHGVEDVKKVAFIREAECIGCTKCIQACPVDAIVGAAKQMHTVIVDECTGCDLCVEPCPVDCIDMVPLETPLQEWHPEKPADGIDLIASDRPELHTDDRNAA; encoded by the coding sequence ATGGAATGGTTGTCTGAAATATCCACTCCGCTGTTGATTCTCGGCGGTATGGCACTGGTGTTCGGCGCCCTGCTGGGCTTTGCCGCCGTGCGCTTCAAGGTGGAAGGAGATCCCATTGTCGATCAGATCGACGAGATCCTGCCCCAGACCCAGTGCGGCCAATGCGGCCACCCGGGCTGCCGCCCCTACGCCGAGGCCATCGCCAATGGCGAGGCGATCAACAAATGCCCACCCGGGGGCCAGGCCACCATCAATGAACTGGCCAACCTGCTGGATGTGGAGGCAGTACCGCTGGATGCGGAGCACGGGGTGGAAGACGTCAAGAAGGTGGCGTTTATCCGCGAGGCAGAGTGCATCGGCTGCACCAAGTGCATCCAGGCCTGCCCGGTGGACGCCATCGTGGGCGCAGCCAAGCAGATGCACACGGTAATTGTGGATGAGTGCACCGGCTGCGATCTGTGCGTGGAGCCCTGCCCGGTGGACTGTATTGACATGGTGCCGCTGGAAACACCACTGCAGGAGTGGCACCCCGAGAAACCAGCCGATGGAATCGATTTGATCGCCAGTGACAGACCCGAGCTGCACACCGACGACAGGAATGCAGCATGA
- the rsxC gene encoding electron transport complex subunit RsxC, which translates to MSQVEHRTSAEERRAAREAHLIASEKARDLSRELKINDFHGGVHPPENKHQSTGEPIGHIPLAEDLIVPLNQHIGGTAIPLVKLGDNVLKGQKIAEADGPVSCPVHAPSSGKVVAIEPMAVPHPSGMAADCIQIRTDGRDQWYPLEPVEDFRRVEIDTLLEKIRDCGIAGMGGAGFPTAVKLAPRGGAEIDTLIINGTECEPYITADDMLMRERAEEIIGGVEILAHLLDEPERVLIGIEDNKPEAIAAMKKAAEGTRFHVVVFPTKYPSGGEKQLIEILTGREVPNEGLPANVGIVCQNVGTARAVYRAITHGEPLISRVTTVVGEALAHQRNIEVPLGTPIRHILEHHGVDRKQLQRVVIGGPMMGYTIDDDRAPVVKTTNCILAPTDQELPPPPPAQACIRCGLCAEVCPASLLPQQLYWYARADDREKLQAYNLFDCIECGACSYVCPSSIPLVQYYRAAKGDIREARLEKEKADRARERFEYRKLRLEKAEKEKEAKRLARKKAAEEARKKREQNANSPEAQAAKQESDVVAAALARVKAKQASPEQQLARAQRSLTSAEHRVERIQKKLAESDENQRAQLEAQLKTAELKRQEARDKLKDAEQQAATAPAAESTQESAKESAQAPANNDKPAEPSVTEDKLTVAGASSSAANAAIEKAKAAAAARASMSPQEKLAAEIEALKKRVEKAEARLEKARSEDDANMAAFETALHKMQDKLQEKLAAQQSQSGNADR; encoded by the coding sequence ATGAGCCAGGTAGAGCATAGAACCAGCGCCGAGGAACGCCGCGCCGCCCGCGAGGCACACCTGATCGCCAGCGAGAAGGCCCGCGACCTGTCGCGGGAACTCAAGATCAACGATTTCCACGGCGGCGTGCACCCGCCAGAGAACAAGCACCAGTCTACCGGCGAGCCCATCGGCCACATCCCGCTGGCAGAGGATCTGATCGTTCCCCTGAACCAGCATATCGGCGGCACCGCAATTCCGCTGGTAAAGCTGGGAGACAACGTTCTCAAGGGGCAGAAAATAGCCGAGGCCGACGGTCCGGTGAGCTGCCCGGTACACGCGCCCTCTTCCGGCAAAGTGGTGGCTATCGAACCGATGGCCGTGCCCCACCCGTCGGGTATGGCAGCGGACTGCATCCAGATCCGTACCGATGGCCGCGATCAGTGGTATCCGCTGGAGCCGGTGGAAGATTTCCGCCGCGTGGAGATCGATACGCTGTTGGAGAAGATCCGCGATTGCGGTATCGCCGGTATGGGCGGAGCGGGCTTTCCCACCGCGGTGAAACTCGCCCCCCGCGGCGGCGCGGAAATCGACACCCTGATCATCAACGGCACCGAGTGCGAACCGTATATCACCGCCGACGATATGCTGATGCGCGAGCGCGCGGAAGAGATCATCGGTGGAGTGGAAATCCTCGCGCACCTGCTGGACGAACCGGAGCGGGTGCTGATCGGCATCGAGGACAACAAGCCCGAAGCCATCGCGGCGATGAAAAAGGCCGCGGAGGGCACCCGCTTCCATGTGGTGGTGTTCCCCACCAAATACCCGTCCGGCGGTGAAAAACAGCTGATCGAAATTCTCACCGGGCGCGAGGTCCCCAACGAGGGGCTGCCGGCCAATGTGGGTATCGTGTGCCAGAACGTGGGTACGGCGCGTGCGGTATATCGCGCCATTACCCACGGCGAGCCGCTGATCAGCCGCGTGACCACGGTGGTCGGCGAGGCGCTGGCTCACCAGCGCAATATCGAGGTGCCGCTCGGCACGCCCATCCGGCACATCCTCGAACACCACGGTGTGGACCGCAAACAGTTGCAGCGGGTGGTGATTGGCGGTCCGATGATGGGTTACACCATCGACGACGACCGCGCGCCGGTGGTGAAAACCACCAACTGTATTCTTGCGCCCACCGATCAGGAACTGCCGCCGCCACCGCCGGCCCAGGCCTGCATCCGCTGCGGTCTCTGTGCCGAGGTCTGCCCTGCCTCCCTGCTGCCGCAGCAGTTGTACTGGTATGCCCGCGCCGACGATCGGGAAAAACTCCAGGCCTACAACCTGTTCGACTGCATCGAGTGCGGCGCCTGTTCTTACGTGTGCCCCTCCAGCATCCCCCTGGTGCAGTATTACCGTGCCGCCAAGGGCGATATCCGCGAGGCACGGCTGGAAAAGGAAAAGGCCGACCGCGCCCGCGAGCGCTTCGAGTACCGCAAGCTGCGCCTGGAAAAGGCGGAAAAAGAGAAAGAAGCCAAGCGCCTGGCGCGCAAGAAGGCCGCGGAAGAAGCGCGCAAGAAGCGCGAACAGAACGCCAACTCACCGGAAGCCCAGGCCGCCAAGCAGGAATCCGATGTGGTGGCCGCAGCCCTGGCGCGGGTGAAAGCCAAACAGGCCTCCCCGGAGCAACAACTGGCCCGCGCCCAGCGCAGCCTCACCAGTGCCGAGCACCGCGTGGAGCGGATACAGAAAAAACTGGCGGAATCAGACGAAAACCAGCGCGCACAATTGGAAGCACAGCTGAAGACCGCCGAGCTGAAACGCCAGGAAGCCCGCGACAAGCTCAAAGACGCCGAGCAGCAGGCGGCCACCGCGCCGGCCGCGGAATCGACACAGGAATCAGCAAAGGAATCGGCACAGGCGCCCGCCAACAACGACAAGCCTGCAGAGCCGTCTGTCACCGAAGACAAACTGACCGTCGCCGGCGCGTCATCCAGTGCCGCCAACGCTGCGATCGAGAAGGCCAAAGCGGCCGCCGCGGCCCGCGCCAGTATGAGCCCCCAGGAAAAGCTCGCGGCGGAAATCGAAGCGCTGAAAAAGCGCGTGGAAAAAGCCGAGGCGCGGCTGGAAAAAGCCCGCAGCGAGGACGATGCCAATATGGCCGCGTTTGAAACCGCACTGCACAAGATGCAGGACAAACTGCAGGAAAAGCTGGCGGCCCAGCAGAGCCAGTCCGGTAATGCGGATCGATAA
- the rsxD gene encoding electron transport complex subunit RsxD — protein MSLMRVTSPHAHSGQSTSKVMLQVAAATIPGVLALVVFFGPGVLINIALCAITALASEAAVMKLRGRPVGFYLKDYSAFVTALLLGIAIPAYCPWWIPVIGTVTAIVLAKQLYGGMGYNPFNPAMVGYVVLLISFPVAMTRWVGPAELIYGTPGLGETFSLIFGNMNVDGFTRATPLEIVRHNESTILAQLYEMEPVFNKGTIAGLGWEMANVGFLLGGLFLLFRRLITWHGPVAMLATLSILSILFYDGGSSLSEGSPLLHLFSGATMLGAFFIVTDPVSGCTSNKGRLIFGAGVGLLVFVIRAWGAYPDSVAFAVLLMNFAAPFIDNYTLPRTYGHKAPRKATDLEEQ, from the coding sequence ATGTCCCTGATGCGAGTCACATCCCCCCACGCCCACTCCGGCCAGAGCACCAGCAAGGTGATGCTGCAGGTGGCCGCCGCCACCATTCCGGGGGTACTGGCGCTCGTGGTCTTTTTTGGTCCCGGGGTACTGATCAATATCGCTCTCTGCGCAATTACCGCGCTGGCTTCCGAGGCCGCGGTGATGAAGTTGCGCGGGCGCCCGGTGGGCTTCTACCTCAAGGACTACAGCGCCTTCGTTACCGCCCTGCTGCTGGGGATCGCCATTCCCGCCTACTGCCCGTGGTGGATTCCGGTGATCGGCACGGTCACTGCCATTGTGCTGGCCAAGCAACTCTACGGCGGCATGGGTTACAACCCGTTCAACCCCGCCATGGTGGGCTACGTGGTACTGCTGATCAGCTTCCCGGTGGCCATGACCCGCTGGGTGGGGCCGGCAGAACTGATTTATGGCACGCCGGGACTCGGCGAAACCTTTTCCCTGATCTTCGGCAATATGAATGTGGACGGCTTCACCCGCGCCACACCGCTGGAAATTGTGCGCCACAATGAATCCACCATTCTCGCCCAGCTGTATGAAATGGAGCCGGTGTTCAATAAAGGCACCATCGCCGGGCTGGGGTGGGAGATGGCCAATGTGGGCTTTCTGCTGGGGGGCCTGTTCCTGCTGTTCCGCCGCCTGATCACCTGGCACGGGCCGGTGGCGATGCTGGCCACACTGTCGATTCTTTCCATCCTGTTTTATGACGGCGGCAGCTCCCTGAGTGAGGGCTCACCGTTGCTGCACCTGTTCTCCGGCGCCACCATGCTGGGGGCCTTCTTTATCGTCACCGACCCGGTGAGCGGCTGCACCAGTAACAAGGGCCGTTTGATATTCGGTGCCGGGGTGGGGCTGCTGGTATTCGTGATCCGCGCCTGGGGTGCCTATCCGGATTCGGTCGCCTTCGCGGTATTGCTGATGAACTTTGCCGCGCCCTTTATCGACAACTACACCCTGCCGCGCACCTACGGCCACAAGGCCCCGCGCAAGGCCACCGACCTGGAGGAACAGTAA